GTATGGTGTAATATGGAGATGGTGTAATATGGTTTTAGCTGTTTTGAGCTGTGAGAAAAGCATTCGTAGCAACCCCGTGCATCTTTATGATACTGGCAACACATCTCCCCGAGTTTCAGTTCTTGCATTTGAGAAATAGTCAACAGATTGCCTTGATGATAAAACAGAAACCCTTGTGAGATAACTTTCAAGATAAGCTGTATTTTTAGTACTCATTTTACAGCGGTTAAGCTACAGAAGAAGCAGAAGGTCTCACTGCAACAATGCAAAACCTCAGGAAGACTTAACATAACAAGCATATAAAAAGTATCTCCAGATACTTATTGCCTGAACAGAGTAGTGAATATAATTTTGGACATTACTTACCTCCAGCCACTAATCCCGACTCTCCAAGCTGTATAGCAACACCAAAACCACCCAGCTTCACGGGAGCAGAGTTCTCCTTTGATGCCAGTAATACACAGTGAGGCTgcaagtggggaaaaaaacacaaaccacatTATTTTGCTACACAGACTAATGAAGCACTAATAATACCTATTGCATGTCTAGTTTTGCTCAGTAAAATCCCATTTTGCAAGCAGTAATTTTATAATCTTTTGAGATTCATAGAAAAAAGCTTGTttcaaaagcaaaaatattttagGAAAGTTTATTATCAGTCCCTTCTCAGCCATTATCATCTAAGATTCAATATGCCTATTGTATAAACATTGTGAGGTATAGAACAGGCATATACCCAAACTGATTACAGTCATGTTAACATGTTTGCTGCTGAGGCTTTCAAAATCCTGTGGTTGCAGCTTCCCTTttgtaatctttaaaaaaaaaaaaaaaaaaaagagagcctTTGCATATTACCACCCAAAAGCGTTGATCTGCAGTTCATAACCAGTGACACTTGAGGAAAAGGTTTCAAAGAGTATATAGCGCAAAATTTAAGGTGGAGAGtttttatcaataataataacaattggCACAGTAGCACAGGGCGGCATTCCCGAGGCTGTGAAACAGTACTTTGTGGTTACCTGAATGAAAAACACGCAGTAAGTAACTTAATGGTATTGATCTAAAATAATTTTGACAGTAACATGTTTCTAATTTGTCTACTCTAACTGGTGTGTCTCTGAAAATGTGAAAgtttgtagtaaaaaaaaaataaaaatcctggtTTTGCATACTGATGTTGATTATTTGTTATGAAGTATTCATGCTGGAATTGATCTCAAGCACATATGTCTATTTTTCGCTGGAGTTTATGCTGAGTGAAAGTGCTTGCTAGGAATGAAATGATAAGAACTTGTTATGCTGGAGCAACATCACATAAACCCcaacattgcttttttttttgaatgactACAGATATAATGGCAGAGTACAATTTCTACAAGACCGTCCCTATAATCCCCAGTACTGCAGGAATACAAAAACCAAATAATCTAACCACAACATGCTTTAATAACACTTTGAATGATGGCACTCTCCGGGTTCCACTAGCCGTCTTCTACTCACTCTTCTTCCTGTTTGGATCAGGAGGCAACATGCTAGCCCTCTGGGTGTTCCTGCGAATACATTCCAAGAAGAATTCAGTGCGCATCTTCCTCATCAACCTGGCTCTGGCGGATTTGGTCCTCATGACCTGTCTGCCCTTCCGTGTGGTTTACCATGCCAATAATAACTGCTGGAACATGCATCCTGTGTTCTGCAGGGTAGTGGGCAATGTTTTCTACATGAACATGTACGTAAGCATTTTTCTGCTGGGGGTTATTAGTATAGATCGTTATGTGAAGCTGCAGAAGATCTGGAGAAAGCAGAGGTTCCTCAGCAGGAAGCAGAGCATTCTCACATGTTGCCTCCTCTGGGTAACAACTGCTGTCTTCATAACACCTCTAATTGTCTTGGGTGAAGATCATACGTCATCAGAAAAGTGTTTCGAGTACAAACACCTGCGGAATGCCAAATGGAAGGCTTACATAAACATTGCTGTTGTGTTTGCTTTCTGGGTGGTCTATGGCACTCTTGTAACCTCTTATGGGAAGATAGCAATGGGGTTGCTTCAGATCTCTAAGGAGAAGCCAGACTTTCCAAATGCAGCCAAGTACAGCAGAACAGCTCGGAAGTCCTTCTTTGTGCTCTTTCTCTTCACCTTGTGCTTTGTACCCTATCACATTGTGAGGATCTTTTATATCTACTCACAGATCACAGATGTTTCGTGTCAGTGGATTCAGTTAGTGGACAAGATGAATGAGTTATCTCTGTTGTTGTCTGCATTCAACAGCTGTCTGGATCCAGTGATGTACTTTGTGCTATGCAGCTCAGTGCGCAGGACGGTACTGCAGATACTGCAAAGAAACTTCTGTCAGAAGACTTCTGACTACAGCAGTTCGAGCTACGATAAGGGAACAAACCAAAGGGAGCAGGCTACACAAAGCAATACCAGCACGTTGTAAAGAAAGCCCATTAACATCATTTACCCAAATACATGaatgtaaatacataaaatggCTATTCCACTCTGTTCACTATGCAGTTTGGAAATCTGTTGTTATTATTCTAAATAAGCATCATCATTCAaagtacagtgatacctcgagatgctcgtatctcataacaattttccccgtttaaatgaattgaaatcccattaatccttTCCAgatcgcaaaattccactccagttgttttgtttaggtgttttgaatatgaaaaatgtacagtacctgtatttataaatgtcaaatattgtataaaaacatacagtaataaaagagaatgttaaaaaaataaactggttttactttacggaagatgcgcatggaggttgagggaggagcaaacaggaggaattttgtctcgtacgtacactttcgctttcgttcacttactcgctactgtacactcttactgctactttacacttaaatggaacttaactaaacctCATttagagcagcaactagaaaatagaatagacccctgtataacagaaccattaatcatgcacagagttaaaaataggaaaggaaaataaatgaataaatggataaataaataattaaataattggagagagagggagagagagtgaaaaatatgtggagatttatgacataaatgttccggcatggtggagtcggggttgaaggatggagtttaaatcgcagcagcagcaaagcgctagaaagcggctcaatgaaagggaatttaaatggtcgggtaatatggatgtcgtaaccggattggtgcgcgtcgtggacagctgatgcacgcttgacgatgtggcctgccagaactaacgcgatgcttgatttctcttaacttaactgaacttaattgctacaatttctgttttctttacattaattttgcttaattttcttcatcgcttttctcttcacttgtttttgctttttttgtcactctttcctcactaacatctgccggtagttttaataaaaacctgtccggtcggcataggaaatgaatgatttcctgtttatcggccgtcgtttgacgtgtgcagtggaaaggcggctttaaccaaCAGAGCACATGTGGTTGTGGGGGATCAGAGCACACATGGTTGtgggggatctttgtttcggcggcggcggctcggatgctcgtatctcaaaaatttgctcttttctcaagccaaaaatttggttgaatcacagctcgtatctcaaaacatttgtatgtcaaagcactcgtatcttgaggtatcactgtacattaaaatattgctaaataatatatacaaatgtcCATATAAAGTACTGCAgtagtttcattttatttgttttttttctccgtcTCAAAGCTGAAAACAGCCAACCAGCTAACCAGCTAATTTCTATTTTGATTGGAGATACGTAGCTTTATACAGAACTGCTATGAATTACAAACAGGAAGCATTAAACAATAGTAAAAAGAGGATGTGGTTGAAAATGCATTAGGTTTGCTTccttcttaaaaagaaaaaagaagcaaatcCACATATGTTAAATGCTGCATCAGAAGTCAAGAAGAAACCAGCAATAAACCAAGCAAGTATGTCAGCACTAGACTATTTAAGAAACTGCACTAGAATCAACGGGACAGTCTGCAATGAAAGGTATACCATCATCACTCTTTTGCTGCATGTAATTAAAAGACAAAGCAACAAACTCAACAAATGTTTATAGACAGTGCTACAATCATTTTTATCTTTGtgtaattttaatgttttgaaaTATACTTGTTACTAAACTGGTAGCTTAGTTGTTAAGATGTTGGATGGCTGATAAGACAGCTGCAAAACACTACCtgctcagttgaataaatgTAAGTCCCGCTAGATAACATTGCCTGCCAAATGTAAACAATCCAAACCTGTCCCATTGATATAAGCCTGCAATTCTAGGCCCCAGGAATCTACATTTACTTTTGTCCTCTATTCTAATACATCTGATTCAAATCATTAGGCAATTATCAGGATATCATAAGCAGAGTGTGTTAGAActttacaaacatttattgCATAGAGTTtcataatttacaaataaatttaaagttgGTATAGTCAATTATTGAGACAGTTAAACGGGCATGATGAGtaagaagatttttttaaaattctttttgttttcttgtagcCAAGGATTCATATATCAAGGGCATTAATGATGTTtctcaaaatgtattaaaatgctATTCTattttaaaaggaataaaacaaagaaaattcaTACAATTAGACCATTAAATGAGTGAATGTTAAACTTTCTGGCATCACTGGCATTGCTGCACAGTGTACATGTAAAGCTAATTTTGCATTaagtgaaatgtgagacaggaAATTCACCACCACCTAATCTCTTTTTTCACACTCCCCCACACCCTCTGGTCTGCAAAAGCTGTTTCCTGGAACCTGAAGACTACCACTTCACTGTTCTGCCTTGGCTTTATCTCTTTCTGGCTATCCTGGGCTTCCTGACCAACGGATTGGCCGCACTGGACCTCTGGAAGACAGAAAAGACACCCAGAGTCATTTTCACTTTAAACCTAGTGGTCTCTGACCTGATGCTGTGCAGTAGCTTTCCCTTTAGAATGgcttactatatatatagttcCCAGTGGAAGCCAAACACTGTGGTCTGCTCAGCGACTGAATTTATTATGGTGTCTTGTTTCTATGTCAACATCTATTGCAATATGAGTTTCTTGCTATGGACCAGCATCAATCGATGTGTTACAGTAGTACAGCTGCGCTGCAGTCTGTTCCAAGTTTTCAAGCGTCCACGTCTCTGTTGGCTCCTCTGCCTCAGCACCTGGATAGTGGGATTAACCTTTGTCATTGGcgctataatatataaaataggcCTGAAATACACAGGGAAAGACCTGAAATCCTGCTTTGATCAGgtattgaataaaaaaactgaTCAAATGAATGGCCTGCATAGCATTGGTGTGGGAATCTTCTCCTTCATGCTGGGCTTGATGCTGGTCAGCTACGGGCTGCTGATATTCCATTTGTACAAGATAAAGCAAAAGAGTTTGGTGGGATTTGGTATTGGTCTGAGAATACGGAGGAAAATCTTGGCCTCTCTGCTTTCGTTTGTGGTCTGCTTCCTGCCCTACCATGTGCAGCGGATCAGAATGATAGGGTTAGAAAATAAAGACTGTAAAATGAAGCAGAAAGAATTCTGTGTAAAGACATTGTTGATACTTTTATCATCACTCAGTTGCTGTCTGCATCCAGTGCTGTACCTGGTGTTGCAATTGCCTTGTTGCAGAGCCAAACGAAACGTCAGAAAGCAGCCTAAACCAGACATGTTCAAGAACCAAGACACCCATGCAGATACAGACCAACAGACCCCATATAATCATAACTAGGAGTCATATctcacccacacagacacacacacatagtgactGTAGCCTGTCTGCAGCCTCAGATACCTGTTATTAGCCTGCAGTGTGGATCGtgatgtggttttctgctgttAAATCTGCCTTAAAGTTTGACGTGTTCAGCATTCTG
The genomic region above belongs to Tachysurus vachellii isolate PV-2020 chromosome 8, HZAU_Pvac_v1, whole genome shotgun sequence and contains:
- the LOC132850151 gene encoding probable G-protein coupled receptor 34 isoform X1, producing MAEYNFYKTVPIIPSTAGIQKPNNLTTTCFNNTLNDGTLRVPLAVFYSLFFLFGSGGNMLALWVFLRIHSKKNSVRIFLINLALADLVLMTCLPFRVVYHANNNCWNMHPVFCRVVGNVFYMNMYVSIFLLGVISIDRYVKLQKIWRKQRFLSRKQSILTCCLLWVTTAVFITPLIVLGEDHTSSEKCFEYKHLRNAKWKAYINIAVVFAFWVVYGTLVTSYGKIAMGLLQISKEKPDFPNAAKYSRTARKSFFVLFLFTLCFVPYHIVRIFYIYSQITDVSCQWIQLVDKMNELSLLLSAFNSCLDPVMYFVLCSSVRRTVLQILQRNFCQKTSDYSSSSYDKGTNQREQATQSNTSTL
- the LOC132850151 gene encoding probable G-protein coupled receptor 34 isoform X2, with the protein product MAEYNFYKTVPIIPSTAGIQKPNNLTTTCFNNTLNDGTLRVPLAVFYSLFFLFGSGGNMLALWVFLRIHSKKNSVRIFLINLALADLVLMTCLPFRVVYHANNNCWNMHPVFCRVVGNVFYMNMYVSIFLLGVISIDRYVKLQKIWRKQRFLSRKQSILTCCLLWVTTAVFITPLIVLGEDHTSSEKCFEYKHLRNAKWKAYINIAVVFAFWVVYGTLVTSYGKIAMGLLQISKEKPDFPNAAKYSRTARKSFFVLFLFTLCFVPYHILSGSSDVLCAMQLSAQDGTADTAKKLLSEDF
- the gpr82 gene encoding probable G-protein coupled receptor 82 codes for the protein MLNAASEVKKKPAINQASMSALDYLRNCTRINGTVCNESCFLEPEDYHFTVLPWLYLFLAILGFLTNGLAALDLWKTEKTPRVIFTLNLVVSDLMLCSSFPFRMAYYIYSSQWKPNTVVCSATEFIMVSCFYVNIYCNMSFLLWTSINRCVTVVQLRCSLFQVFKRPRLCWLLCLSTWIVGLTFVIGAIIYKIGLKYTGKDLKSCFDQVLNKKTDQMNGLHSIGVGIFSFMLGLMLVSYGLLIFHLYKIKQKSLVGFGIGLRIRRKILASLLSFVVCFLPYHVQRIRMIGLENKDCKMKQKEFCVKTLLILLSSLSCCLHPVLYLVLQLPCCRAKRNVRKQPKPDMFKNQDTHADTDQQTPYNHN